A portion of the Aricia agestis chromosome 1, ilAriAges1.1, whole genome shotgun sequence genome contains these proteins:
- the LOC121725405 gene encoding activating signal cointegrator 1 complex subunit 1: MNVLKPELIWIEGRCYRVNDAHTDVSSFQEHDLYENEIAYQDEIDDEDDEDVEVLQMNNNRYYVNLHVPKHYLGAIIGKKGAVRMRLQHETKTDIKIPRMGDNKDVTIYGPSASNVKAARRKINMIVMSSRLRQRPTHFISIPLNKTNIISNFETFKKDVLQDFKDMEDTLFIRSSKLHVTIGVMCLMDNEERTSASKLFTETKDKIIMPYIRDYLPLRVRVQGITNMNDDPSATHVLYARVCEQDAPPGTLQTLVDAVSQYFQKAGLMRREHDRDNVKIHATLMNSKYRAEAQDSGEDDSSRPKRQPFDASKILAKYADYDFGVAEVTGMHLSQHHSMGEDGYYVATCVMNFD; encoded by the exons ATGAATGTGTTAAAGCCGGAGCTTATATGGATTGAAGGACGTTGTTATAGAGTAAATGATGCACATACTGATGTTTCTTCTTTTCAAGAACATGATTTGTACGAAAATG AAATTGCTTATCAGGATGAAAttgatgatgaagatgatgaGGATGTTGAAGTGTTACAGATGAACAACAacagatattatgtaaatttacATGTTCCGAA ACATTATCTTGGAGCTATAATAGGGAAGAAAGGAGCTGTTAGAATGAGATTACAACATGAAACAAAAACTGATATCAAGATACCAAGAATGGGAGACAACAAAGATGTCACTATTTATGGACCAAGTGCAtct AATGTCAAAGCAGCCAGGAGAAAAATTAACATGATTGTGATGTCATCAAGGTTAAGGCAACGCCCTACACATTTTATATCAATCCCACTAAATAAAACCAATAttatttctaactttgaaacatTTAAG AAAGATGTGCTTCAAGACTTTAAAGACATGGAAGATACTTTATTTATAAGATCAAGTAAACTGCATGTTACCATAGGTGTGATGTGTCTAATGGACAATGAGGAGCGAACATCTGCTTCAAAACTTTTTACTGAAACAAAGgacaaaattataat gcCATACATTCGTGACTATCTTCCGTTACGTGTGAGGGTACAAGGTATTACCAACATGAACGACGATCCGAGCGCGACCCACGTATTGTACGCCCGTGTGTGCGAGCAGGACGCACCCCCTGGTACACTTCAGACGCTCGTTGACGCTGTATCGCAATACTTTCAGAAGGCTG gatTAATGCGTCGAGAGCACGATCGGGATAACGTTAAAATACACGCGACACTCATGAACTCAAAATACAGAGCAGAGGCTCAGGACAGCGGCGAAGATGACTCTAGCAGACCGAAGAGACAACCTTTCGATGCATCGAAAATACTAGCGAAGTACGCCGACTACGACTTCGGTGTTGCAGAAGTAACGGGCATGCACCTGTCACAGCATCATTCCATGGGCGAGGACGGTTACTATGTAGCGACGTGTGTTATGAatttcgattaa